One Citrus sinensis cultivar Valencia sweet orange chromosome 5, DVS_A1.0, whole genome shotgun sequence genomic window, ATAGTTCAGGATTTGAGATGCTGAAATGCTATGTTAATGAAGAGTGCTTGCTTCAGGGAAGTAATAACCTAGACTAACAGGAGCTTTTTAAACAATGGATTTAGGAAATATTTATCAATCGTTGGAGTTCCTAAACACCAGGGTAATGAAAACTGATTTCCATATTTCACTGTATGCATTTCTGCTTCATTTTTTAGTTACTTTTGCTATTATGAGGTTTCTTTGCGTTGATGTAGATGGTAGTGCCCACATTTTATCACACAGTGGTGCATTCCTATTTACTTATCGGAAAATTAGATGTGTACTAAATTTTTTCAGTACACTGTGTTAGGTGTGGAGCCTATTGAAGGGAAGATTGTTGAGAAATATTGTATTCCCTTCAGTAATTGATGCAATTGCATTGGACCCCGCTGAACATGTCTTTTATGCCGGCAGTAGAGATGGCAGTATCTATATTGCTGCACTTAATGCTGAAAGTCCCTCTACCAGTAGTTACGGGATGCATATCATTGGTTCATTATCTGATCAcaggtttttcattttgttttgattccaCATACTACTGGATGGAACATTTGTCTACTCtgttattcttttcatttttttaaatctctaTACTGCCTGCAACTGTTTGGGATTTCCTTgtagtttttatattagttagctgtttatttgaatttcttttgcGGCATATGTTTTTGCATTTGGAATTACCAATGAGGGTAATTCATGGCTTTTGATTCTATTCAGCTCTCTTGACATTTATAGCTGCTGTTGATGGAACGTGGCTAATCACAAAATTTGATTACAATGTCAAAGTGTCTTAAGTTTTCCTCGAATCTTTAAGTGTGCTTACAATGTTTCTTCAAATGTTTTAGACCTTTCCTTTCCTAAATATGGGTCCCATCAGTGGAAGTCATGTGAATGTATTCATAAAATGAGAATCCTAACACAAAAGAAATAGTTCTACAGATGCAGACAAACTAGTCTAATGTCCAAGCTTATCCTGAACTTTCAGATGTAGGTCTTGGGTTGCGTTGGAGTAGTGCTTAGCTCTTAGCTTTTCAGATGTTTGCTCTGATGAGCTTCCAACCTATTCAAGGTGCAGCTTACCTGTTACTGTTACTTAGTTTCCTTAGAGATATCTTTAGATTGACTATGAGGTTCATATCCATCAATTGTGGATCCCATTGGTCCTAATCACTTTCTTGTGCTTGCTATTACTTTGATTATGTCCAATTAAGAATGTCAGATGTTTCCTTTTGTTGAGAAATGTTCCAATTATTTTGCTAATATCTGAACACAGtcttcttttaataaatataaaatggcCCACCCACCAAATATAACACACACATGTCATCGTATTAAGTATGCCGAATGGGCTAATTTTGAGTGATAAATCTCCCAGTACTGAAAACGAGATATCAAGATACTATTAAATATTCAAGAGAAAATTACGAAATATATACAGAATGCAATTTCTCCCACAGTGATGAGTTTTACTGGATTTCCGAACCCATTGCTTATCTTCTGATGTAGGAAGTCAATTTAGGTTATTTAAGGTAATTTAGGATGctagaatatttattattttaggattttctattttagtttGAGTCAATTATTGTATGTATCTTAGtcttttatttccattataattgtgatttagtTTCCCATTTTAGGTTAACTTAGGGAAGTGGGTTTcctctattataaatagagagacCTTGTCATTTTTTTGAGAACTTCagattcaattattcaataaaacccctcttttataatttcctctgggattatttatcaaaatctctctTGTAGAGTCGTTTGGAATAGAGCGTTATCTAATCTCGTAGAGCGTTATCTAATCTCTCATTACGCgtatttaaaaatctcattaagTCGTCTTGGTTAGAACGATATCTAATCATGCTTCGATTAAGGCATAAACTAATCGCGTTGGTTTAGTCCAGTACTAGAACGATATCTAGTGTTTCCTACCCATTCAATTCCGCTTCCACTACGCCTCGCTCCATCATCTTCTTATTGCTTTAATCCAaccttatttttgttttcgtgGTTACTTTTAGATAGACCGTTTGCTAGTAGCAGCCCTAGAAAGTATTGATGTGATGAATCTTGTCATGACATTCTGCACCATCATATAGGAGAGccaaagagaaaattatttttgcaagccACTTTCCGATTAATAGGCTGCAGGTGCCCATACTCTgtttgaaaaggaaaataaagctCTTATTCCTTCTTCATACTGGAATAACATGGAAACACGTCTTCCACATCATCCAGTATATGCttccaaaataaattgtattcaTTGGGAATTTATGTTTGAACGGTTTCTATAAGGAAGACAATTATTCCGCAAGTGATTGCTTGCTTATGCAGCTTTACGGCGTGATAAGCTTCCATTAAATTGTAGAGATCGAATTCTCTGTTTACCAAAGAAAGTTTGTTGGAtgatctaaaatttgaataccTTTCATTTACGTAGATAGGGTTTTTGGCATATTAACCTGTTTTACCCTTGAAATTGTGGATTTATAATGTCTTCTTGTTTTTCTCACTGTGAACAGCAAGGCTGTGACCTGTTTGGCATATAGTACAGGAGATTTGTTGATTTCTGGGTCAGAGGATGGCATGGTTCGAGTTTGGGATCCAATAACTCATAATATTGTTCGCATGTTCAGACTTGCAAAAGGTTTTGTTCAAACAACCTCTCAATATTACTTAATTGTTTGTgttaggattttgtttttaatattattactattattattttccttatctttatttatcaTTGTAATGGGCATGTTTTTATCTTAgattttgttatgtttttacATCGTATTAAAAGTTCTGTAGGATTCTTTTCCCAATTGAAACTGATATGATAATTCCAAATGGTTCATTTGGTATCTCTTATTTGAGGTGCTTGCATTTTTTTCCCATCAGTTTAAAGAGTTGAAATTCTAATTTGTGCTTCATAGATGCAAATTGTTTCTTGTCTGTTATGTACAGGCATTCTTGTTCCATAAAACTCTTCCTTGGTGTTGGCTGGCATTTTTGGGCTGTATTGTTGCCATGGTTGTCACCATTTTTTCTGGAGTTAATATTTTCCCTCATTTTTCCAAGTATCTCATTAAAGCTACTTGGTTCTGCGCTTTACAGGACCTGTGAACAATATTCTTGTTGTTAGACGACCACTGTACCTCAATTTGGGATCATTTTCAAATCCGCATACTTCCTCAAGGAGGCACGGTTCACAGTTACCTCCTCCGCTGGATAAATATGTGACTTCGGCGGATGAAGATGTGGACAAAAAGGGTGTCATACGTCTTCCCTCTCTTTACAATGCTCCTCGAGATGCCTCATACATTAGTCATCGCACGATTGAGAATCATATAAAAGAACTCCAggtttttaattgctttatgTTGAATATTCTTGATCATCTTTATTATGTTAGGTATGATTATGTTTTTCATATTGTTAATTCAATGTACTGTTCGTAGGTTCCTATGATGACCCAATTTGTGCATATACGTAACAGCATATTAGATCCTCCTGAAACCCTTGTCTGACCATACTCTCTTTACGTTCTGCAGCAACAAGGTTCTTCTGCTGCAACAGAAATGGAGGTGGAAAGGCTGAAGCGTGAGTGTAATCGAACACTGCAAATGGTTCAGCAGTGGAAGAAAATGTACGAGAACTTGCATGAATTCTGCGTTAATGAGCTTTTGGATGGAGATCAAGTGGATGGCAGCAAACGAAATGTTGTCTGAGAAGGCTGTTCTCCCTGTACAAACAGCTTTACTGGTTTAGCAGTTTTGCTAGTGGTTGGAGGGATGAACTCTAGGCTCGACCCTTTTGAAGGATATTTCTTGGTATTCATTTGCtcctttttttcattcttttttgggttttatgcTATAAAAGGTACAGTTTTTGTTGGGTTTGGGAGGTTTTCCAGTGATGCTCCTGTCCTGAGTCTGAAAACTTGACTTTGTTTAACAGGCTATGGATTGACGCGTTCTATATTTTCTCATCATTCCGTGGATGACGCACAAAATTGACAGGACAGGCTTCTGGTTTTGAAATTGgttctatttaatttaacaacaCTCACTTTAACGTACTTTAAGTTGGGCCGGCACCAACAGGAAACATTGTGTAGCTAGCTTgggcctagaaaatgaaacCATAAAGTTGAATTATTGACGCGTGCGCACACACACTTGTCTGCGGCACCAGGCCACCgatttcttttgaattttaaggggggaaaaggaaaaatcgaTGTCTCCTTAGACTACAACTCAAAGATAAACGCAATCAATatgaaaagagaaataaaaataaagaaagattatttaatatataaataaatatgtgcaaaccaataatatatattgaacagagaaaaaaatcatacatagttaattctatttatatttatccttaaatataatttta contains:
- the LOC102607043 gene encoding protein ROOT INITIATION DEFECTIVE 3, translated to MELLIASSSVADTGIGCWDLESGAEQLRYKSCASPPHGLACVGQRFLASSQLREQPSASSGSILYWSWSKPQVEVKSLPAEPIKPIAANSHGTYIAGGGQSGDIYMWEVASGRLLKKWHAHYRAVTCLVFSEDGSFLISGSEDGCVRIWSLLTVFEECESQRASHLYLHSFTGHTLRITDIVIGYGGVSATIVSASEDRTCKVWSLLKGRLLRNIVFPSVIDAIALDPAEHVFYAGSRDGSIYIAALNAESPSTSSYGMHIIGSLSDHSKAVTCLAYSTGDLLISGSEDGMVRVWDPITHNIVRMFRLAKGPVNNILVVRRPLYLNLGSFSNPHTSSRRHGSQLPPPLDKYVTSADEDVDKKGVIRLPSLYNAPRDASYISHRTIENHIKELQQQGSSAATEMEVERLKRECNRTLQMVQQWKKMYENLHEFCVNELLDGDQVDGSKRNVV